A part of Bacillota bacterium genomic DNA contains:
- a CDS encoding single-stranded DNA-binding protein: MASLNRVFIIGNLTMDPELRFTPNGTAVANLRVAVNHRYQGASGDWVDEASFFNVVAWGRQAEVCNEYLRKGRPVLVEGRLRSRSWETPEGQKRSTVEIVASRVQFLDRAGGRSEDMMAEQADADLQALGVGDIDDVPF, translated from the coding sequence ATGGCCAGTTTAAACAGGGTGTTTATTATTGGAAACTTGACGATGGATCCGGAGTTAAGATTTACCCCAAACGGGACTGCGGTTGCTAACCTTCGCGTTGCAGTTAACCATCGCTATCAGGGAGCTTCTGGTGACTGGGTAGATGAAGCGAGTTTTTTTAACGTGGTTGCATGGGGAAGGCAGGCTGAGGTCTGCAACGAGTATCTAAGAAAAGGCCGTCCGGTTTTGGTTGAGGGGCGACTTCGCAGCCGATCCTGGGAGACACCCGAAGGCCAAAAACGCTCCACCGTCGAGATTGTCGCGAGCCGAGTCCAGTTCTTAGATAGAGCTGGAGGACGCAGTGAAGATATGATGGCGGAACAGGCTGATGCCGATCTCCAGGCACTTGGAGTCGGCGATATTGACGATGTGCCGTTCTAG
- the wbaP gene encoding undecaprenyl-phosphate galactose phosphotransferase WbaP, translating into MSQDLAQHNFIERADKDLFLAKDAYPLPLAGGRQSMAQIPAVVVLASIDLAILTLALSLAFLIRLNVLPLVTPIFPMAVPPTLFSWLWALLIIGIFCLAYEGLYTKRLHFWQEAKQLVKSMTLVFIILLALVSLGKLSGEVSRTVLVLTYLISVILLPLGRFLGKSVLTRAGIGIQPVLILGAGDTGRLVANSLLRERYLGYRIIGFLDEDRANIARNVPVNGTLFPVLGSFRDSDRLMRETGVRNLIVAVPDMPSRDLVGLVNRLQRSAASVTVIPDLFDLPVLGVEADYSFDDRMLSFRIRNNLANPLNILAKRLFDLVVGSLILVVALPLMTLIAIAIKLDSPGPVFFSHRRIGRGGREFRCYKFRTMYQNNDEILRKYLEDNPQARYEWERFAKLRGYDPRVTRVGRLLRKFSLDELPQIFNVLKGDMSLVGPRPYLLREAAKLGRSASSILLARPGITGLWQVSGRNNIDFEGRLKLESWYVRNWSLWLDISLLVRTVGVVLARRGAY; encoded by the coding sequence ATGTCTCAAGATCTTGCACAGCATAATTTTATAGAGCGTGCGGATAAAGATTTATTTTTAGCTAAAGATGCGTATCCGTTACCTTTGGCCGGCGGCAGGCAATCAATGGCTCAAATTCCTGCCGTTGTAGTGCTGGCATCAATTGATTTAGCCATCCTTACACTTGCACTATCTCTTGCGTTTCTTATCAGATTGAATGTACTTCCGCTGGTAACCCCGATATTTCCGATGGCCGTGCCTCCGACTCTGTTTAGCTGGCTGTGGGCATTGCTGATCATTGGTATATTTTGCTTGGCTTACGAGGGACTGTACACAAAACGCCTCCATTTTTGGCAAGAAGCTAAGCAGTTGGTCAAATCAATGACGCTGGTGTTCATAATATTGCTTGCACTTGTTTCACTAGGAAAATTAAGCGGTGAGGTATCCCGCACAGTGCTTGTGCTGACCTATCTCATCTCGGTCATCTTGCTTCCCTTAGGCCGGTTTCTTGGCAAATCAGTGTTAACGCGGGCCGGCATAGGGATACAGCCCGTACTTATCCTTGGTGCGGGGGACACCGGCAGGCTTGTTGCAAACTCACTGCTACGCGAAAGATATTTGGGATACCGTATTATTGGTTTTTTAGATGAAGACAGGGCAAATATTGCCCGCAATGTTCCGGTTAACGGCACTTTGTTCCCAGTGCTGGGCAGCTTTAGAGATAGCGACCGCCTGATGAGAGAAACTGGGGTGCGCAACTTAATTGTTGCTGTGCCGGATATGCCATCTCGTGATCTGGTTGGATTGGTAAACCGCCTTCAGAGGTCGGCTGCTTCAGTCACGGTTATTCCTGACCTTTTTGACTTACCAGTGCTGGGTGTTGAAGCGGATTACTCATTCGATGACCGGATGCTATCCTTTAGGATTCGCAACAACCTCGCTAATCCTTTGAATATATTAGCCAAGCGGCTTTTTGATTTAGTTGTGGGCAGTCTGATATTGGTTGTCGCCCTGCCGTTGATGACTCTGATTGCGATTGCTATAAAGCTGGATTCACCTGGGCCGGTATTTTTCTCTCACCGGCGCATCGGTAGAGGCGGCAGAGAGTTTAGGTGTTATAAGTTTAGGACTATGTACCAAAACAATGACGAGATCCTGCGTAAGTATTTGGAGGACAACCCTCAGGCAAGATATGAGTGGGAGCGTTTTGCAAAGCTGCGCGGTTACGACCCACGTGTAACACGTGTAGGCAGATTACTCCGAAAGTTTAGCCTGGATGAGCTGCCGCAAATTTTTAACGTGTTAAAAGGAGATATGAGTTTAGTTGGCCCACGACCGTATCTATTGCGGGAAGCAGCAAAATTAGGTAGAAGCGCTTCTTCGATTTTATTAGCTAGACCAGGCATCACAGGACTCTGGCAGGTTAGCGGCCGCAACAATATAGATTTTGAAGGCCGGTTAAAACTTGAATCCTGGTACGTCCGCAACTGGTCGCTGTGGTTGGATATTTCGCTATTGGTACGAACGGTGGGTGTGGTACTGGCAAGAAGAGGGGCGTATTAA
- a CDS encoding polysaccharide pyruvyl transferase family protein, which translates to MSRIVITHGYSDSNKGDLAIVIATINIVKRLLPDAKVTLQSVYSEDDPQFNHHTRFTRSQGVRVEEGILPSPYIDNEPHGMLRNLKAAIRLIKNILYIYLFNIFSSPLFSSYAGQFNALESLKYADLVIVKGGQFIYNDQGGLRGFLYLWRILKSISLPAKLGKTVILLGHSIGPIRGAYALRMVRKTLSRCKAIVVREEITANLMRDIGLTEKVFLAPDIAFLIEPEEPTERNDIKSMLDNDNWLGVTVTNWSFNDSKKPDQKRREYIEVMIRVLTEVYKRWKLKIIFFPQVSVKSHGESDLDLIELLLNNLKENGVDAEYADGDLSPSKLCYLYGRCRVLLGTRLHSCILAACAGTPVVAIRYQGHKTEGVMANLGLQEFVHDINSLDERSILNSIEKAYSTRDVLSETIKRRVDYCRSDLEIVLHKLIIKGERGKSYN; encoded by the coding sequence ATGTCAAGGATAGTAATAACTCACGGATATTCCGATTCTAACAAAGGTGATTTAGCCATCGTTATAGCTACTATCAATATTGTAAAGAGGCTATTGCCTGATGCTAAAGTGACTCTTCAATCAGTCTATTCTGAAGACGATCCCCAATTCAATCACCATACTAGATTTACAAGATCACAGGGTGTAAGAGTTGAAGAGGGCATATTGCCATCTCCCTATATTGACAATGAACCGCACGGAATGCTGAGAAATTTGAAGGCAGCTATCCGACTTATCAAAAATATATTATACATATATCTATTCAATATATTCTCCAGCCCTCTTTTTAGCTCTTATGCCGGGCAGTTTAATGCTTTGGAGTCCCTTAAATATGCAGACCTAGTTATTGTAAAAGGGGGGCAATTCATATATAACGACCAAGGTGGCTTACGAGGATTTCTATATTTATGGCGTATTTTGAAATCTATCTCTTTACCAGCCAAACTTGGCAAAACTGTTATATTGTTGGGGCACAGTATAGGTCCAATTCGAGGAGCCTACGCGTTGCGTATGGTTCGCAAAACGCTTTCCCGGTGTAAGGCCATTGTAGTGCGTGAAGAGATTACAGCAAATCTAATGCGTGATATCGGCTTAACAGAAAAAGTCTTTCTGGCTCCCGATATAGCGTTTTTAATTGAGCCAGAAGAACCGACTGAGAGAAATGATATCAAGTCTATGCTGGATAACGATAATTGGTTAGGTGTTACAGTAACTAATTGGTCATTTAACGATAGCAAGAAACCAGATCAGAAGAGAAGAGAGTATATCGAAGTAATGATCAGGGTATTAACGGAAGTTTATAAAAGATGGAAGCTGAAGATTATCTTTTTCCCACAAGTATCGGTTAAGAGCCATGGGGAAAGTGACTTAGATCTCATTGAACTGCTACTTAATAATTTAAAAGAAAACGGCGTAGACGCCGAGTATGCAGATGGCGACTTATCCCCATCTAAACTCTGTTACCTATATGGAAGATGCAGAGTTTTACTTGGCACAAGACTACACTCATGTATTTTAGCTGCATGCGCTGGAACTCCAGTTGTGGCAATTCGTTACCAGGGGCATAAGACAGAGGGTGTTATGGCTAATCTGGGTCTGCAAGAGTTTGTTCATGACATAAATAGCCTAGATGAAAGATCAATACTCAATAGCATAGAGAAAGCTTACTCTACGAGGGATGTTTTATCTGAGACAATAAAGAGAAGAGTCGATTATTGTCGCAGCGATCTTGAAATCGTATTACACAAGTTAATTATCAAAGGTGAACGAGGCAAATCTTATAACTAA
- the dnaB gene encoding replicative DNA helicase, translating to MRAADKPQQFGGFDKVPPHNLEAEQSLLGAMLISPDAITDILEFLAADAFYTEAHRRIYETIIELYARGDPVDPITLAEALSSRGCLEVCGGKPYIHTLVSSVPSAANARYYARIVERNATLRSLIKVATEIAALGYEAPEDVEGLIDRAENLIFQIAHKRMTEKFVHIKDLLKEGFEMVEKLYEKKEQVTGIPTGFVDLDKLLTGFHPGDLVILAARPAMGKTALALNIAANIASNKGLNNIPVAIFSLEMSRHQLAQRLMCAEARIDSHRLRTGHLRDEDWRDLVNAIGKVAERPIFIDDTPNIGILEIRAKARRLFARHSPGIIIVDYLQLMQSYRRVENRQQEIAEISRGLKILAKELEVPVIALSQLSRAVEQRSDKRPQLSDLRESGAIEQDSDIVMFIHRNVYGSPDDPDAADERRIAEIHIAKHRNGPTGIVKLTFQEHFTRFDNYIGG from the coding sequence ATGAGAGCGGCAGATAAACCGCAGCAATTTGGTGGTTTTGATAAGGTTCCGCCGCATAACCTGGAGGCAGAGCAATCGCTCCTGGGAGCGATGCTTATATCCCCGGATGCGATCACAGACATCCTGGAATTTTTAGCTGCGGATGCCTTTTATACTGAGGCGCACAGGCGCATCTATGAAACTATCATCGAGCTTTATGCAAGGGGAGATCCGGTGGATCCAATTACCCTTGCTGAGGCTCTCTCCAGCCGAGGGTGTCTAGAGGTCTGCGGTGGAAAGCCTTATATACATACCCTGGTCAGTTCAGTGCCGAGTGCGGCCAATGCAAGATACTACGCAAGGATTGTTGAGCGAAATGCGACCTTAAGGTCGCTTATTAAAGTGGCGACCGAGATAGCCGCGCTTGGTTATGAAGCTCCAGAAGATGTTGAAGGGCTGATCGACCGGGCAGAAAACCTCATTTTTCAGATCGCGCACAAGCGCATGACTGAAAAATTTGTCCATATCAAAGACCTTCTTAAAGAAGGCTTTGAGATGGTCGAGAAGCTGTATGAAAAGAAAGAACAGGTTACTGGTATACCGACCGGTTTTGTAGATCTTGATAAACTCTTAACCGGCTTTCACCCAGGAGACCTTGTCATCCTGGCCGCCAGGCCCGCTATGGGGAAGACGGCTCTTGCTTTAAACATCGCCGCCAATATTGCATCAAATAAGGGTTTAAACAACATCCCGGTTGCAATCTTCTCTCTCGAGATGAGCCGACACCAGCTCGCTCAAAGGCTTATGTGTGCAGAGGCAAGAATAGATAGCCATCGCTTGCGCACTGGTCATTTACGCGACGAGGACTGGAGAGACCTTGTTAACGCAATTGGCAAAGTTGCAGAGCGGCCGATCTTTATTGATGACACGCCAAACATCGGGATTCTTGAGATAAGGGCTAAGGCAAGGCGCCTTTTCGCCAGGCACTCACCGGGCATTATCATCGTTGACTACCTACAGCTTATGCAATCCTACCGTAGAGTAGAAAACAGACAGCAAGAGATTGCTGAGATATCAAGAGGGCTCAAGATTCTTGCCAAGGAACTTGAAGTCCCAGTAATCGCCCTCTCGCAGCTCTCCCGAGCGGTCGAACAAAGAAGCGACAAGAGGCCGCAACTCTCTGACCTGAGAGAATCCGGAGCCATCGAACAAGACAGCGACATCGTCATGTTTATCCACCGCAATGTCTACGGAAGCCCGGATGACCCGGATGCGGCAGATGAGAGAAGAATTGCTGAGATACACATCGCAAAGCACAGAAACGGCCCCACCGGTATCGTTAAACTAACCTTCCAGGAGCACTTCACCAGATTCGATAACTATATCGGGGGATAA
- the rpsR gene encoding 30S ribosomal protein S18: protein MADYVRKPRRKYCAFCKDKIDYIDYKDFNMLRRFMSDRGKIRPRRVTGTCAQHQRDLSIAIKRAREMALLPYTLR from the coding sequence ATGGCAGATTATGTCCGCAAGCCCAGACGCAAGTACTGTGCTTTCTGCAAGGATAAAATCGACTACATCGACTACAAAGATTTTAATATGTTGCGCAGGTTTATGAGCGACCGCGGCAAAATAAGGCCGCGCCGGGTTACCGGCACATGCGCTCAACACCAGCGCGATCTCTCGATAGCTATAAAACGCGCGCGAGAGATGGCTCTACTGCCTTATACGCTTAGGTAG
- a CDS encoding polysaccharide biosynthesis tyrosine autokinase — MEEKIELLQLLKVISKRKTVIIVGTITCLLAGIFITAYMAPQYEASVRVLVTQGQSSSTNQPVVESYQAVLLSERLTKTLSQMITSRTLTQKVINDLNLRLQPEELEEKITAKPVKDTQLIQLSVTDNNPVLAKKLADSVAANFVRMTAEALPATALISVKVIEPAVVPPEPVRPKPLINISLAFLLGIVASTSFAFLLEILDLTVGEADEVEQLTGLSSLGRVPKVDNPNLLVNAGAASAEAYRSLRANLQYLNFDRSIKTLIVTSPNEGEGKTTTASNLAIVLAQAGNKVLLIDCDMRNPRVYSFFNKVSDKGLSSVLIDAADEESAVLDTSEKGLRIMTSGPVPPNPSDLLNSVRMDKLLASLKTRFDLIVLDTPPILAVSDATILAAKADAILLVAGYGKTKKNDIVMAKDALDKVGARTIGFILNGVEVSARYGSYYHKPYGSRQVAVDNR, encoded by the coding sequence TTGGAAGAAAAGATAGAGCTCCTCCAACTTTTAAAAGTAATCAGCAAAAGAAAAACCGTTATTATTGTTGGCACAATCACGTGTCTTCTTGCCGGAATTTTTATAACCGCTTATATGGCTCCTCAGTATGAAGCGTCAGTGCGCGTTTTGGTTACTCAAGGGCAATCCTCTTCGACAAACCAGCCGGTAGTTGAGTCTTATCAGGCTGTCCTCTTAAGTGAGCGACTAACCAAAACGTTAAGCCAGATGATAACAAGCAGAACACTTACACAGAAAGTCATAAACGACCTTAATCTTCGCCTGCAGCCCGAAGAGCTGGAGGAGAAGATAACAGCAAAGCCGGTAAAAGATACCCAGCTGATACAGCTCTCCGTTACGGATAACAATCCGGTTTTGGCGAAGAAGCTTGCCGACTCAGTTGCCGCTAACTTTGTCAGAATGACTGCAGAAGCGCTACCGGCTACAGCGCTTATAAGCGTAAAAGTAATAGAGCCGGCAGTAGTTCCGCCTGAACCGGTAAGACCAAAGCCTTTGATAAACATATCTCTGGCCTTTTTGCTTGGTATTGTGGCAAGTACCTCCTTTGCATTTCTTCTTGAAATTCTCGATTTGACGGTGGGTGAGGCGGATGAGGTGGAGCAGCTCACCGGTTTATCTTCCTTGGGCAGAGTACCCAAGGTAGATAATCCAAATCTTTTGGTAAATGCCGGTGCTGCATCAGCAGAGGCCTACCGCAGCCTGAGGGCAAATCTTCAGTATCTTAACTTTGACCGCTCAATAAAAACATTAATCGTTACCAGTCCAAACGAGGGGGAAGGAAAGACTACTACCGCATCAAATCTGGCAATTGTGCTTGCTCAGGCTGGAAATAAGGTACTTCTTATTGATTGCGATATGCGAAATCCCCGTGTTTATAGCTTTTTTAATAAGGTATCGGATAAGGGTCTCTCCAGCGTCTTGATAGATGCCGCAGATGAAGAATCCGCTGTTTTAGATACCTCTGAGAAGGGATTGCGGATCATGACAAGCGGACCGGTTCCTCCGAACCCATCAGATCTTTTAAACTCCGTGCGTATGGATAAGCTTTTAGCCAGCTTAAAAACAAGATTTGACCTGATTGTTTTGGATACCCCACCGATTCTAGCCGTATCCGACGCAACTATACTTGCTGCTAAAGCGGATGCAATTCTATTAGTAGCAGGATACGGCAAGACAAAGAAGAACGATATAGTAATGGCAAAGGATGCGCTGGATAAAGTGGGAGCGCGCACTATAGGCTTCATCCTAAATGGTGTGGAGGTGTCTGCAAGATACGGAAGCTATTACCATAAGCCATACGGCAGTCGACAGGTCGCTGTAGACAATCGCTAA
- a CDS encoding class I SAM-dependent methyltransferase, giving the protein MSLRENIETLALRYLSRPGKTSEFRRKIINLAGIGPNTKVIDIATAVGGMAFAAREKTSHVTAIDINERRIEIAKSDLRANSIDFRVMDATKTPFSDGQFDVALIVLGLHEMTIEEARKALVETRRIAKKLAVVEFGLDRWPLFWSFFRYALAIFEPPGFLKFTRYNVANLIEGAGWKIERKEADFPFETYICVQ; this is encoded by the coding sequence TTGAGCTTACGAGAAAACATAGAAACGCTAGCCCTGAGATATTTAAGCCGGCCGGGCAAAACTTCTGAGTTTAGGCGAAAGATCATTAATTTGGCTGGGATCGGCCCGAATACCAAGGTAATCGATATAGCCACCGCCGTCGGGGGCATGGCATTTGCCGCACGCGAGAAGACAAGCCATGTTACAGCAATCGATATAAACGAGAGACGCATTGAGATAGCCAAATCCGATCTACGTGCTAATAGTATCGACTTTCGTGTAATGGATGCAACCAAAACTCCCTTTTCCGATGGGCAGTTCGATGTTGCTTTAATTGTGCTTGGGCTTCATGAAATGACAATTGAGGAAGCTAGAAAAGCGCTCGTTGAGACCCGGCGCATTGCAAAAAAGCTGGCTGTTGTGGAGTTTGGTCTTGATAGATGGCCCCTGTTCTGGAGTTTTTTCAGATACGCACTTGCAATATTTGAGCCACCGGGCTTCCTCAAATTCACCCGTTATAATGTTGCTAATCTTATAGAAGGCGCCGGCTGGAAGATCGAGCGCAAAGAGGCAGATTTTCCTTTTGAGACTTATATCTGCGTACAATAA
- a CDS encoding ORF6N domain-containing protein produces MLSPVIPFESIKRKILTIRDHKVMLDADLAYIYGVSTKRLNEQVKRNHERFPKDFMFLLTKEEKDEVVAICDHLEKLKFSPNLPYAFTEYGAVMVASVLNTPVAIQMSVQVVRAFIKLREIIATHKEPEYRLAELEGKVDKHDEEIKMILEAIHQLMTPPQNTRRKVGFIKNE; encoded by the coding sequence ATGCTAAGTCCTGTAATTCCGTTTGAAAGCATTAAGCGCAAGATTTTAACAATTAGGGATCATAAAGTTATGTTAGATGCGGATTTGGCTTATATTTACGGAGTTAGCACAAAACGCCTCAATGAGCAGGTAAAACGCAATCACGAACGTTTCCCTAAGGATTTTATGTTTCTGTTAACAAAGGAAGAGAAAGACGAGGTGGTCGCAATTTGCGACCACCTCGAGAAACTTAAATTTTCACCTAACTTGCCCTATGCGTTTACAGAGTATGGCGCAGTTATGGTTGCGTCTGTTTTAAATACGCCTGTTGCTATCCAAATGAGCGTACAGGTTGTAAGGGCATTTATTAAACTGCGTGAGATAATAGCAACACATAAGGAACCCGAATATAGGCTGGCGGAGCTAGAAGGAAAGGTTGACAAGCATGACGAGGAAATAAAAATGATTCTAGAAGCAATACACCAGTTGATGACGCCACCGCAAAACACACGCCGAAAGGTTGGGTTTATTAAAAATGAATAA
- the rplI gene encoding 50S ribosomal protein L9, with protein MKVILKEAVGGLGKMGDVVNVADGYARNYLVPKGLAVAATPGALKEWEQKRVTIAKREAAERAEAEALAAQLNDKEVTVEAKVGEEGKLYGSVTSKEIAAAILEQLKVEIDRKKIEIGQSIKEVGTYPAHIRLYPGVDATVKVNVVASKEG; from the coding sequence ATGAAAGTAATCCTTAAAGAGGCCGTAGGTGGCCTTGGTAAAATGGGTGATGTTGTAAATGTAGCGGACGGCTACGCCCGCAATTATCTTGTCCCGAAAGGTCTGGCAGTTGCAGCAACACCGGGAGCTTTAAAAGAGTGGGAGCAGAAGAGGGTAACTATCGCCAAGAGGGAAGCAGCTGAGCGTGCCGAAGCCGAAGCCCTGGCTGCGCAACTCAATGACAAAGAAGTAACTGTCGAAGCCAAAGTAGGCGAGGAAGGTAAGCTTTACGGCTCAGTTACCTCAAAAGAGATTGCAGCTGCGATTCTTGAGCAGCTTAAGGTAGAGATAGATAGAAAGAAAATTGAAATTGGCCAGAGCATAAAGGAAGTTGGCACCTACCCGGCTCATATCAGGCTTTATCCGGGTGTTGATGCCACGGTAAAAGTTAATGTTGTCGCAAGCAAAGAGGGGTAA